The proteins below are encoded in one region of Aeromonas veronii:
- the tppD gene encoding type IVa pilus pseudopilin TppD, which produces MKRQRGVALIVALIILVPLTLIAVVVMQSSGQDLKMAGSAAIFRQAEHRLEGIIEAAMQSNNVSTLISNMGASAAITVNSSNASAAVALTTRTETVCKRKVEASSSNVIPACKYVELQTSVNYGKYASQLNWVAGVEQPLLTK; this is translated from the coding sequence ATGAAGCGTCAACGTGGGGTAGCCCTGATCGTTGCCCTGATTATTTTGGTACCGCTGACCTTGATTGCCGTCGTGGTGATGCAGTCATCGGGCCAGGATCTGAAGATGGCCGGCTCGGCGGCCATCTTCCGGCAGGCGGAACATCGACTCGAAGGGATCATTGAGGCCGCAATGCAGAGCAATAATGTGTCGACGCTGATCTCGAATATGGGGGCCAGTGCGGCCATCACGGTCAACAGCAGCAACGCCTCTGCGGCAGTGGCGCTGACAACGCGAACAGAGACCGTCTGCAAGCGCAAGGTGGAGGCCAGCAGCAGCAACGTCATTCCTGCGTGCAAGTACGTCGAGCTGCAGACCTCGGTGAATTATGGAAAATATGCGAGCCAGTTGAACTGGGTTGCAGGTGTGGAACAGCCACTGCTCACCAAATAG
- a CDS encoding pilus assembly protein, whose translation MWLRQIGVVLCWSSLILVANTTRADDTELFIYDFNKAGDFRPKVLLIFDNSGSMADTMEQIKEAYNPATVYPALSNDPDTANNNKFIYFSTDGSIPAINSNKRFSDKFNACATSKTPLANTGYFQSQMWSYEVESGTPPGRGRGEWYSLSGYQVSNISLVDCKQDVTASNSANPYTGSWSVGTGYPVDKTSNNRGEWFYTANKANAVNASNTAVTIYSANYIRWYYGPTGYSKESRLRIAKDAVKGLISSTPGVDFGLAIFNTNNSNSSNGGRIVRDILGSEATLANGKSGEQDLLDRVEALTASTNTPLCETLSEAYQFFGGKQVVYGLQGTPRDTTAESPAGTYQAPYDNCSNNGYVIYITDGEPTQDTSSDSVVQGLINTLSTDEKAAYGSAVSYGTGNNRSSSYLAALAGYMKHKDVNSVSPGTQTVTTFTVGFGDEAISGAGNLLAETARRGGGVYYPATNASALTDALKASLLAILRINTSLVSPAIASNNFDRTRSLNNIYYAMFEPDVGPRWRGNLKKLMFSPDGYVADSRGLPAIKFDGTILDSAQTYWSSTKDGNRVAEGGAQAMLAAKSNRNLYVINNAQTRLDALTKANLVSQAGSEAALMTLMKVGDSAELDKLINWTKGLDVDDEDFDTSTTLRSHIMGDPLHSRPLVLNYGPQSGNMADAPDLRILFGTNAGFLHMFKDMGNTIDESWATIPYEFLANQQALRVNAESAEHLYGVDSSPVALIKDANRNGVLKSSENDFVWVFTGLRSGGKAYYAFDLSSPNTPTLKWRLNAQSTGFGELGLTWSVPEVAFVPGVTEPVLIFTGGYDTNKSAQGLGTNDSMGRGIYIVNAATGALIFSATPANTPATDHLQVSGMTDSMPGSVATLDSDGDDKVDRIYVGDTGGNIWRMDLPSATKSDWRVFKFASLGSDVTLADDRRFFTQPIVVRTINKQVTATTSGGNTTYSYQDRPFDAVLIGSGDRNRPSSESSVRNGYFMLRDYDVTPRTATSPARTPIQVSDLYDVTNDPLSAQTTTAGTLAVKAGISSAKGWANWLNEEGEKSLGTGVVLQGKLYFTSFLPQVQSFQQCTIQSIGAARQYMVDMHYGSSFRYVVDLDGNETPERYVEVQNKVADDLVVHAGDDAKIRILGGGTGEEVILKDEGNGEPERCTGSGECAQGAEEAEMDMSPKKIYLYEGEAQ comes from the coding sequence ATGTGGTTACGACAAATTGGAGTCGTCTTGTGCTGGTCCAGCCTGATACTGGTTGCCAATACAACGAGAGCCGATGATACCGAGCTCTTTATCTATGACTTCAACAAAGCCGGTGATTTCAGGCCCAAGGTACTGCTGATATTCGACAACTCGGGCAGTATGGCGGACACCATGGAGCAGATAAAAGAAGCGTATAATCCGGCGACCGTCTATCCCGCACTGAGCAATGACCCCGATACGGCCAATAACAACAAGTTTATCTATTTCTCCACGGACGGCAGTATTCCCGCCATCAACAGCAATAAGCGCTTCTCTGACAAATTCAATGCGTGCGCCACGTCCAAAACACCCCTCGCCAATACGGGATATTTTCAGTCCCAGATGTGGAGCTATGAGGTGGAGAGTGGTACACCGCCAGGAAGAGGGCGGGGAGAGTGGTACTCCCTTAGCGGTTATCAGGTGAGCAACATCAGCCTGGTTGACTGCAAGCAGGACGTGACGGCAAGTAATTCGGCCAACCCCTACACCGGGAGTTGGTCTGTTGGCACAGGTTATCCGGTCGATAAAACAAGTAATAATCGCGGGGAGTGGTTTTATACGGCGAACAAGGCCAATGCCGTCAATGCCAGCAATACGGCGGTGACCATTTATTCGGCTAATTATATCCGGTGGTATTATGGCCCAACCGGGTACTCCAAAGAATCTAGGCTGCGTATTGCCAAGGATGCTGTCAAAGGGTTGATATCCTCGACACCGGGTGTCGATTTTGGCTTGGCCATATTCAATACCAACAACAGCAACTCTTCAAATGGCGGGCGAATCGTTCGAGACATATTGGGGAGTGAAGCTACGCTGGCCAATGGTAAAAGTGGCGAGCAGGATTTATTGGATAGAGTGGAGGCCCTGACCGCCAGCACCAATACCCCGCTTTGTGAAACGCTGAGTGAGGCCTACCAATTCTTTGGGGGCAAACAGGTCGTCTATGGGCTGCAAGGCACTCCGAGAGATACCACGGCAGAGAGCCCGGCCGGCACCTATCAAGCCCCGTATGACAACTGCTCCAACAATGGTTATGTCATATATATCACCGATGGTGAGCCGACCCAGGATACCTCATCAGATTCCGTCGTTCAGGGGCTGATCAATACACTTTCAACGGATGAAAAAGCAGCCTATGGTTCGGCCGTATCCTATGGCACAGGAAATAACCGGTCGAGTAGCTATCTGGCCGCACTGGCTGGCTATATGAAGCACAAGGACGTCAATAGCGTCTCTCCAGGTACTCAAACGGTCACTACCTTTACCGTTGGTTTCGGTGATGAAGCTATCAGCGGTGCCGGTAATTTACTGGCCGAAACCGCTCGTCGTGGTGGTGGTGTCTATTACCCGGCAACCAACGCCTCGGCCCTGACCGATGCCCTGAAAGCGTCCCTGCTCGCCATCCTCAGGATCAACACTTCCTTGGTTTCTCCGGCCATCGCCAGCAACAACTTCGACCGGACCCGCAGCCTCAACAATATCTATTACGCCATGTTCGAACCGGATGTGGGTCCAAGGTGGCGGGGCAATCTGAAGAAACTGATGTTCTCCCCCGACGGTTATGTCGCCGACAGCCGTGGCCTGCCTGCCATCAAGTTTGATGGGACCATACTCGACAGCGCCCAGACCTACTGGTCATCAACCAAAGATGGCAACAGGGTTGCAGAGGGAGGGGCGCAGGCCATGTTGGCGGCCAAGAGCAACCGGAATCTCTATGTCATCAACAATGCCCAGACTCGGCTCGATGCTTTGACCAAGGCGAATCTGGTCTCTCAGGCGGGGAGTGAGGCGGCATTGATGACCTTGATGAAAGTCGGCGACTCGGCCGAGCTGGACAAGCTGATCAACTGGACCAAAGGGTTGGATGTGGACGATGAGGACTTTGATACCTCGACCACCCTCCGTAGCCACATCATGGGGGATCCGCTTCATTCCCGTCCGCTGGTACTGAACTACGGGCCCCAGTCAGGCAACATGGCGGATGCGCCAGATTTGCGGATCCTGTTTGGCACGAATGCCGGTTTCTTGCACATGTTCAAGGATATGGGCAACACCATAGACGAGAGCTGGGCCACAATTCCCTATGAGTTTCTGGCCAATCAACAGGCGCTGCGGGTCAATGCCGAGTCAGCTGAGCATCTCTATGGTGTCGACTCTTCACCCGTTGCCCTCATCAAGGATGCCAATCGAAACGGGGTGTTGAAGTCTTCCGAAAACGACTTTGTCTGGGTATTTACCGGGCTGAGGAGTGGTGGCAAGGCTTATTACGCCTTCGATCTGTCTAGTCCCAATACCCCGACCCTGAAATGGCGACTGAACGCCCAGAGCACGGGTTTTGGTGAGTTGGGATTGACCTGGTCGGTCCCCGAGGTGGCTTTTGTCCCCGGAGTGACCGAGCCGGTTCTTATCTTTACGGGGGGGTATGACACCAACAAGAGTGCTCAGGGGTTGGGAACCAATGACAGCATGGGGAGAGGGATCTATATCGTCAATGCTGCAACAGGAGCACTGATCTTCAGTGCAACACCAGCTAACACCCCTGCGACGGATCATTTACAAGTAAGTGGTATGACAGACAGCATGCCTGGCTCGGTGGCGACCCTGGATAGTGACGGGGATGACAAGGTTGATCGCATCTATGTGGGGGATACCGGTGGCAACATCTGGCGGATGGACCTGCCCTCTGCCACCAAGTCGGATTGGCGGGTCTTCAAGTTTGCCAGTCTGGGGTCGGACGTGACGCTGGCAGACGATCGCCGTTTCTTCACCCAGCCCATAGTGGTGAGGACCATCAACAAGCAGGTGACGGCAACGACTTCCGGGGGCAATACGACCTACTCCTATCAAGACCGCCCCTTCGATGCCGTGTTGATCGGTAGCGGTGATCGCAATCGCCCCTCGTCCGAATCGAGCGTCCGCAACGGTTATTTCATGCTGCGTGACTATGACGTCACGCCGCGCACTGCTACGTCACCGGCCAGAACCCCCATTCAGGTCTCCGATCTTTATGATGTCACCAATGATCCGCTCTCGGCCCAGACGACCACTGCCGGAACGTTGGCGGTCAAGGCGGGGATCTCCAGTGCGAAGGGGTGGGCCAACTGGTTGAACGAAGAGGGGGAGAAATCATTGGGGACCGGGGTGGTCTTGCAGGGCAAGCTCTATTTCACCTCTTTCCTGCCCCAGGTGCAGTCATTCCAGCAGTGCACCATCCAGTCCATTGGTGCGGCGCGTCAATACATGGTGGATATGCACTACGGCAGCTCGTTCCGCTACGTCGTGGATCTGGATGGCAATGAGACTCCCGAACGCTATGTCGAGGTGCAAAACAAGGTGGCGGATGATCTGGTGGTCCATGCCGGGGATGATGCCAAGATCCGTATTCTGGGGGGCGGCACAGGGGAAGAGGTCATCCTCAAAGACGAAGGCAATGGTGAGCCTGAGCGTTGCACCGGCAGTGGGGAGTGTGCCCAGGGGGCGGAAGAGGCTGAGATGGATATGTCGCCCAAGAAGATTTACCTGTACGAGGGAGAGGCACAATGA
- the ispH gene encoding 4-hydroxy-3-methylbut-2-enyl diphosphate reductase gives MDILLANPRGFCAGVDRAISIVESALEKFGAPIYVRHEVVHNRYVVNKLKEAGAVFVEELDEVPDDSIVIFSAHGVAKTVREMAKSRALKVFDATCPLVTKVHMEVHRASRKGSEAVLIGHAGHPEVIGTMGQYENHEGGMYLVETPDDVAKLQVKNPDDLCFVTQTTLSVDETSDVIDALRQHFPKIQGPRKDDICYATQNRQDAVREMAGLVDAMLVVGSRNSSNSNRLRELAEKVGARAYLIDDATMIEPGWLDGVERIGVTAGASAPDILVQNVITRLRELGGKIVTEHPGREENVVFEVPPELRII, from the coding sequence ATGGATATCTTGCTAGCTAATCCCCGCGGCTTCTGCGCCGGTGTCGATCGTGCCATCAGCATCGTCGAGAGTGCGCTGGAGAAATTCGGTGCGCCCATCTATGTCCGCCACGAGGTGGTGCACAACCGCTACGTGGTGAACAAGCTGAAAGAGGCGGGGGCCGTCTTCGTCGAGGAGCTCGATGAGGTACCGGACGACAGCATCGTCATCTTCTCCGCCCACGGGGTGGCCAAGACGGTGCGCGAGATGGCCAAGTCCCGCGCCCTCAAGGTGTTCGATGCCACCTGCCCCCTGGTGACCAAGGTACACATGGAAGTCCATCGTGCCAGCCGCAAGGGTTCCGAAGCCGTGCTCATCGGTCATGCCGGCCACCCCGAGGTGATCGGCACCATGGGACAGTACGAGAACCACGAGGGCGGCATGTATCTGGTGGAGACGCCGGACGATGTGGCCAAGCTGCAGGTGAAGAATCCGGACGATCTCTGCTTCGTCACCCAGACCACCCTCAGCGTGGATGAGACCTCGGATGTCATCGACGCCCTGCGCCAGCATTTCCCCAAGATCCAGGGGCCGCGCAAGGATGACATCTGCTACGCCACCCAGAATCGCCAGGATGCGGTACGGGAGATGGCGGGACTGGTGGATGCCATGCTGGTGGTGGGGTCGCGCAACTCCTCCAACTCCAATCGCCTGCGGGAGCTGGCGGAGAAGGTGGGGGCGCGTGCCTATCTGATCGACGACGCGACCATGATCGAACCGGGCTGGCTGGATGGGGTGGAGCGCATCGGGGTGACGGCCGGGGCTTCGGCTCCCGACATCCTGGTACAAAACGTCATCACTCGCCTGCGGGAGCTGGGGGGCAAGATAGTGACCGAACACCCGGGCCGTGAGGAGAACGTGGTGTTCGAGGTGCCGCCCGAGCTTAGAATTATTTGA
- the fkpB gene encoding FKBP-type peptidyl-prolyl cis-trans isomerase, protein MSQQIAADSSVLFHFAIKLEDGSVADSTALHGKPARLRMGDGSLTMSFEQCLLGLKQGETKSFTLAPEQAFGLSNPDNIYHLDRAKFGADMEPKVGTIMIFDQPNGGELPGIIRAVEGMSVTVDFNHPLAGHTVTFEVEILAVDDEEKVH, encoded by the coding sequence ATGAGCCAGCAGATTGCCGCTGACAGCAGCGTGCTGTTCCACTTTGCCATCAAGCTGGAAGATGGTTCGGTCGCCGACAGCACTGCGCTGCACGGCAAACCGGCTCGTCTGCGGATGGGGGATGGCAGCCTGACGATGAGTTTTGAGCAGTGTCTGCTGGGGCTCAAGCAGGGGGAGACCAAGAGCTTCACCCTGGCACCGGAGCAGGCGTTCGGTCTCTCCAATCCCGACAACATCTACCACCTGGACAGAGCCAAGTTTGGCGCCGATATGGAACCCAAGGTCGGCACCATCATGATCTTCGATCAGCCCAACGGCGGTGAGCTGCCCGGCATCATCCGGGCGGTGGAAGGCATGTCGGTCACTGTCGATTTCAATCATCCCCTGGCGGGTCACACCGTGACCTTCGAGGTGGAGATCCTGGCTGTCGATGACGAGGAGAAAGTTCACTGA
- a CDS encoding TapY2 family type IVa secretion system protein has protein sequence MKSLKRVMLAFVTLLSGVALADDMKCYVELTNGQRVVLHGTVNDNSQQAVQEKFQQRGYEVNGAVVPVLKLLECRPAGDKFQSKEGMRQDASQLR, from the coding sequence ATGAAGTCGCTTAAAAGAGTGATGCTGGCTTTCGTTACTCTGCTGTCAGGAGTTGCGCTGGCGGATGACATGAAGTGCTATGTCGAATTGACCAACGGGCAGAGAGTCGTACTGCACGGAACCGTCAATGACAACAGCCAGCAGGCCGTACAGGAGAAATTCCAGCAGAGGGGTTACGAGGTCAACGGTGCCGTGGTCCCTGTGCTTAAACTGCTGGAGTGTCGTCCTGCGGGAGACAAGTTCCAGTCAAAAGAGGGGATGCGGCAAGATGCTAGCCAACTGCGATAG
- the pilV gene encoding type IV pilus modification protein PilV, with the protein MRAQRRSHMTGFSLLEVMIAAVILSFGLLGLVAMQATAKFSGYEARQRTIANWLANDLVERVRINKDSWSAQGTAVVSNTALNRPSCGNDDGTMAGCSRSDRQALDLYYWQRSLAGAAVSGAASSLQSPIGCVIRGANNSLTVGIFWRGRQSLSDGATNVTAVRDSCGLSNVADRQRRQFVLTTTL; encoded by the coding sequence ATGAGAGCACAACGTCGTTCTCACATGACCGGATTCAGCCTGCTGGAGGTGATGATAGCCGCGGTGATCCTCTCTTTTGGCCTGCTGGGTCTGGTGGCCATGCAGGCGACGGCCAAGTTTTCCGGTTATGAGGCCCGTCAGCGCACCATCGCCAATTGGCTCGCCAACGATCTCGTGGAGCGTGTGCGGATCAACAAGGACAGCTGGTCTGCCCAGGGCACCGCAGTGGTTTCCAATACGGCCCTGAACCGCCCCTCCTGTGGCAATGACGACGGCACCATGGCGGGCTGCAGTCGCAGCGACAGGCAGGCGCTCGATCTCTACTACTGGCAGCGCTCTCTGGCAGGGGCGGCCGTCTCCGGTGCCGCATCATCCCTGCAGTCCCCCATTGGCTGCGTCATTCGGGGGGCCAACAACAGTTTGACCGTGGGGATCTTCTGGCGTGGCCGCCAGTCCCTCTCCGATGGGGCCACTAATGTCACCGCAGTGCGCGACAGCTGCGGCCTGAGCAATGTCGCAGATCGGCAGAGGCGTCAGTTCGTACTGACGACCACCCTGTGA
- the tppA gene encoding type IVa pilus pseudopilin TppA — protein MIGFYRGFSLIELMIVVAIVAILGTIAYPSYQRYLLVSHRVEAKNMLLDAANRQESYFMDFNQYASSAAALNVSDNSGSGLYHLVISAAGNTFTLFATASGAQGSDSDCVIFSIDQNGTRSATRLGDTTNNACWD, from the coding sequence ATGATTGGGTTCTATCGAGGCTTTTCCCTCATCGAATTGATGATAGTCGTCGCAATCGTGGCGATTCTTGGCACTATTGCCTATCCCTCCTATCAGCGTTATCTGCTGGTCAGTCACCGTGTTGAAGCCAAAAATATGCTGCTGGATGCCGCCAACAGGCAAGAAAGCTATTTTATGGATTTCAACCAGTACGCCTCCTCTGCGGCTGCGTTGAACGTATCGGATAACTCGGGTTCAGGCCTCTATCATCTGGTTATCTCCGCGGCAGGCAATACATTTACGCTGTTTGCGACGGCATCCGGAGCGCAAGGTTCCGACAGTGATTGTGTCATCTTCTCCATCGATCAGAACGGAACCCGCAGCGCCACCCGGCTCGGCGATACCACCAATAATGCCTGCTGGGATTAG
- a CDS encoding PilW family protein, which produces MKSRGFTLVEWLIAMLIGVFLVGGGLSIFVASRATTEDAFDQSELQENGRIAMRMLTQDLKWAGFWGDYTGSPMATGQGVTLSSGSTVLAADDCLDNLGRGSLPPGVGTNRSLWATRIDGSKAIAGGAFACIPVASRIANTDVISIKRLMGRPLTDANAAGNRFYLATNTQVAQMFKGGETIPSVTAMPARQLWEYQHIVYYLSPNATTNSPELRKRYLTANGGSVLIGGAMAEGIERLSILFGVDDSPVPDSTIDRYVASNNVTEQEWSEGRVVAARVFVLVRSLQASGRYVNNNAYQVGDVSVTGNGDGFRRLLLETSVSLRNPAVMGGNS; this is translated from the coding sequence GTGAAATCCCGTGGCTTTACCTTGGTCGAGTGGCTGATCGCCATGTTGATCGGCGTCTTTCTGGTGGGAGGGGGTCTCAGCATCTTCGTGGCTTCCCGTGCCACCACGGAGGACGCCTTCGATCAGAGCGAATTGCAGGAGAATGGCCGCATCGCCATGCGCATGCTGACCCAGGATCTGAAATGGGCCGGTTTCTGGGGGGACTATACGGGCTCTCCCATGGCGACGGGGCAGGGAGTGACGCTGAGTTCCGGCTCGACCGTCCTTGCTGCGGATGATTGTCTGGACAACCTGGGACGAGGCAGTCTGCCCCCTGGCGTAGGGACAAACAGGTCACTCTGGGCAACTCGGATTGATGGCAGCAAGGCGATTGCCGGTGGTGCTTTTGCCTGTATTCCTGTGGCATCGCGTATTGCCAACACGGATGTCATCAGTATCAAGCGGCTGATGGGCCGTCCCCTCACGGATGCAAACGCCGCAGGCAACCGTTTCTATCTTGCGACCAACACTCAGGTAGCACAGATGTTCAAGGGTGGTGAGACCATTCCCAGTGTGACCGCCATGCCTGCGCGTCAATTGTGGGAATATCAGCACATCGTTTATTACCTCTCCCCCAATGCCACCACCAACAGCCCCGAGTTGAGAAAACGGTATCTGACAGCCAATGGCGGCTCCGTGCTGATCGGAGGAGCCATGGCGGAAGGGATTGAAAGACTCAGCATACTGTTTGGCGTTGATGACAGTCCGGTGCCTGATAGCACCATCGACCGCTATGTCGCCAGCAACAATGTTACCGAGCAGGAGTGGAGCGAGGGGCGAGTCGTCGCCGCCAGAGTCTTTGTGCTCGTGCGTTCATTGCAAGCTTCCGGCCGCTACGTCAATAACAATGCCTACCAGGTTGGCGATGTCTCGGTTACGGGTAATGGCGATGGTTTTCGCCGGTTGCTGCTGGAAACCAGCGTGTCACTGCGCAATCCGGCAGTCATGGGGGGAAACTCATGA
- a CDS encoding GspH/FimT family pseudopilin translates to MIKDVKGFTLLELMIAVSLGVILLGIGAPAMSSLLNENTLQFESRTLLKYLRFARGQAVDNQQTVTACLANASDSCVTASPTQMLVFVDSNGNRILNNGEQLLARSHIFPTNFSATNQSSEATKRATVFIPDGTSLVTNTTLNLCSPGNARVDLVIAPSGRTTQSTQANIICP, encoded by the coding sequence ATGATCAAGGATGTGAAAGGATTCACGCTACTTGAACTGATGATCGCCGTCAGCCTAGGGGTCATCTTGCTCGGTATTGGGGCGCCCGCCATGTCGAGCCTGCTCAACGAGAATACGCTGCAATTTGAATCGCGCACCCTGCTTAAGTATCTGCGCTTCGCTCGCGGTCAGGCCGTCGACAATCAGCAAACCGTCACTGCCTGCCTGGCCAACGCCAGCGATAGCTGCGTCACCGCCAGCCCGACCCAAATGCTAGTGTTCGTCGATAGCAACGGCAACCGCATTTTGAATAACGGTGAGCAGCTCCTAGCAAGAAGCCATATTTTTCCTACAAACTTTAGTGCGACGAACCAAAGCTCAGAGGCCACCAAGCGCGCCACTGTATTTATCCCAGATGGAACCAGCCTTGTTACCAATACCACCCTTAATCTCTGCAGCCCAGGCAATGCCCGGGTCGATCTGGTCATCGCCCCTTCCGGGCGCACCACTCAGTCAACCCAGGCCAATATCATTTGCCCCTGA
- a CDS encoding NAD+ synthase, whose protein sequence is MAKALSLMLAQLNLTVGAIEDNCDKVLAAAAEADAQGADLLVCSELALTGYPPEDLLLRADLMLRVEVALARISAWAGQCAILVGHPWREEGALYNAASLFEQGRLVARYFKQDLPNYGVFDEKRYFTAGSETCVVSFRGHQLGLLICEDLWQSGPAMAAKAAGAELLLTINASPYDREKPWIRHELMTERCAQTGLPLVYLNQVCGQDELIFDGCSKVFNGQGELTHKLAPFAEELAVVRFEQNQPVKEKEPAASLPPLAEIYQALVLAVRDYITKNGFQGAVLGLSGGIDSALTLAIAADAIGADKVQAVMMPFRYTAQMSVEDAKEQAERMGVEFDIISIEPMFEGFMTQLAPLFAGTARDTTEENLQARCRGVLLMALSNKRRRIVLTTGNKSEMSVGYATLYGDMAGGFDVLKDVPKTLVFKLCEYRNTLDYVIPQRVIDRPPSAELAPDQVDQDSLPPYDILDAILKRYVEEDASVAELVAEGFEEAVVRKVIRLVDLNEYKRRQAAVGPRITARNFGKDRRYPITSGFGKQNW, encoded by the coding sequence ATGGCAAAAGCCCTCTCTCTGATGCTTGCCCAGTTAAATCTGACGGTAGGCGCCATCGAAGACAACTGTGACAAGGTGCTGGCCGCGGCCGCCGAGGCGGACGCCCAGGGGGCCGATCTGCTGGTCTGCTCCGAGTTGGCGCTGACCGGTTATCCGCCGGAGGACTTGCTGCTGCGTGCCGATCTGATGCTCCGGGTCGAGGTCGCACTGGCCCGCATCTCTGCCTGGGCTGGCCAGTGCGCGATCCTGGTCGGTCACCCCTGGCGTGAAGAGGGCGCGCTCTACAACGCGGCGTCTCTCTTCGAGCAGGGCAGGCTGGTGGCTCGCTATTTCAAGCAGGATCTGCCGAACTACGGCGTGTTTGACGAGAAGCGCTACTTCACCGCAGGCAGTGAAACCTGCGTGGTCTCTTTCCGTGGTCATCAACTGGGGCTGCTGATCTGCGAGGACCTGTGGCAATCGGGTCCGGCCATGGCGGCCAAGGCTGCCGGTGCCGAGTTGTTGCTGACCATCAATGCCTCACCCTATGATCGTGAAAAACCCTGGATCCGCCATGAGTTGATGACGGAGCGCTGTGCCCAGACCGGTCTGCCACTGGTCTACCTCAATCAGGTGTGTGGTCAGGACGAGCTTATCTTTGACGGTTGCTCCAAGGTGTTCAACGGCCAGGGCGAGCTGACCCACAAGCTGGCACCGTTTGCCGAAGAACTGGCAGTGGTGCGCTTCGAGCAGAACCAGCCGGTGAAGGAGAAGGAGCCTGCGGCGTCCCTCCCGCCATTGGCGGAGATCTATCAGGCGCTGGTGCTGGCGGTGCGCGACTACATCACCAAGAACGGCTTCCAGGGCGCCGTGCTGGGTCTCTCCGGTGGAATTGACTCCGCCTTGACCCTGGCCATTGCGGCCGATGCCATCGGAGCCGACAAGGTGCAGGCGGTGATGATGCCGTTCCGCTACACCGCCCAGATGAGCGTGGAGGATGCCAAGGAGCAGGCCGAGCGGATGGGGGTGGAGTTTGACATCATCTCCATCGAACCCATGTTCGAAGGCTTCATGACCCAGCTGGCGCCGCTGTTTGCCGGTACCGCCCGGGATACCACGGAAGAGAACCTGCAGGCGCGCTGTCGCGGTGTGCTGCTGATGGCGCTCTCCAACAAGCGTCGCCGCATCGTGCTGACCACGGGCAACAAGAGCGAGATGTCCGTTGGCTATGCCACCCTGTACGGTGACATGGCGGGCGGTTTCGACGTGCTCAAGGATGTGCCCAAGACGCTCGTCTTCAAACTGTGCGAATATCGCAATACCCTCGATTATGTGATCCCGCAGCGGGTCATCGATCGTCCGCCTTCGGCAGAGCTGGCACCGGATCAGGTGGATCAGGACAGCCTGCCCCCCTACGACATCCTGGATGCCATTCTCAAGCGCTATGTGGAGGAGGATGCCTCGGTCGCAGAGCTGGTGGCGGAGGGCTTCGAAGAGGCGGTGGTTCGCAAGGTGATCCGGCTGGTGGATCTCAACGAATACAAGCGCCGTCAGGCGGCCGTCGGGCCCCGCATCACGGCCCGCAACTTTGGTAAGGATCGCCGTTACCCCATCACGTCCGGGTTTGGCAAACAGAACTGGTAA
- the glnB gene encoding nitrogen regulatory protein P-II yields MKKIEAIIKPFKLDDVREALAEIGINGMTVSEVKGFGRQKGHTELYRGAEYMVDFLPKVKLELVVQDEDLDACLEAIQNTARTGKIGDGKIFVCEVERVIRIRTGEENEDAI; encoded by the coding sequence ATGAAGAAGATTGAAGCCATCATCAAACCGTTCAAGCTGGACGATGTACGCGAGGCCCTGGCCGAGATCGGCATCAACGGCATGACGGTGTCCGAGGTCAAGGGATTCGGCCGCCAGAAGGGTCACACCGAGCTCTATCGTGGTGCCGAGTACATGGTGGATTTCCTGCCCAAGGTCAAGCTGGAGCTGGTGGTGCAGGACGAGGATCTCGATGCCTGCCTGGAGGCCATCCAGAACACGGCGCGTACCGGCAAGATTGGCGATGGCAAGATCTTCGTCTGCGAAGTTGAACGTGTTATCCGCATTCGTACTGGTGAAGAGAACGAAGACGCTATTTGA